One stretch of Lacrimispora sphenoides DNA includes these proteins:
- a CDS encoding Gp15 family bacteriophage protein encodes MMNPFSLPTELEVGGVLYKIRTDYRVVLDILTAYEDPELDGADKTQVLIEILYIDYETIPPECMGEAVEKASRFIDASLPADNKPKPVLMSWLKDSPVIIPEINKSMGKEVRSVKYMHWWTFFGSYMQIGGDGLYSSIQNIRQKRANSEKLEKWESKFYKENQALCDLDWEQKQKEREAVEKLIG; translated from the coding sequence ATGATGAATCCGTTCAGCCTACCCACAGAATTAGAAGTGGGAGGGGTATTGTATAAAATCCGTACCGATTACAGGGTTGTGCTTGACATTTTAACCGCTTATGAAGACCCGGAGCTTGATGGCGCAGATAAAACACAGGTGCTTATTGAAATCCTGTATATCGACTACGAAACAATTCCACCGGAGTGTATGGGTGAGGCAGTAGAAAAGGCTAGTCGGTTTATAGATGCCAGCTTGCCAGCAGATAACAAACCAAAGCCGGTGTTAATGAGTTGGCTCAAAGATTCGCCTGTTATAATACCGGAAATTAATAAAAGTATGGGGAAAGAGGTCCGCAGTGTGAAGTATATGCACTGGTGGACCTTTTTTGGCTCCTATATGCAGATCGGCGGCGATGGCTTGTATTCCTCTATTCAAAATATCCGGCAGAAGAGAGCAAATAGCGAAAAACTTGAAAAGTGGGAATCTAAGTTTTACAAAGAGAATCAGGCATTGTGTGATCTCGATTGGGAGCAGAAACAGAAGGAAAGAGAAGCAGTTGAAAAACTTATCGGATAG
- a CDS encoding minor capsid protein, protein MATTKHFPKWSIVDGDIQVKLNLSRFDKQYQKAQYGLDGDVMNSMEPFMPKQEGPFINVTRAASAAVQGSGVVFAAYGPAGRFLYKGKNMVSEVTGSTWARLGEKKVLVSQYSGKTKAKENLVFNKTAHPNAQAYWFDAAKKKDGKTWVKSVKKTAGGGNSG, encoded by the coding sequence ATGGCAACAACAAAGCATTTTCCAAAGTGGTCAATAGTTGATGGAGACATACAGGTAAAACTTAACCTATCACGGTTTGATAAGCAGTACCAGAAAGCCCAGTATGGCCTTGATGGCGATGTAATGAATAGTATGGAACCATTCATGCCTAAACAAGAAGGACCATTTATTAACGTGACAAGGGCAGCAAGTGCAGCTGTACAAGGTTCAGGAGTGGTATTTGCTGCCTACGGTCCAGCAGGGCGATTTTTGTACAAAGGAAAGAACATGGTAAGCGAAGTAACCGGAAGCACATGGGCCAGACTTGGAGAGAAGAAAGTGCTTGTTAGTCAGTACAGCGGTAAGACAAAAGCAAAAGAGAATTTAGTATTTAATAAGACCGCACACCCAAACGCACAAGCGTACTGGTTTGATGCTGCCAAAAAGAAAGATGGTAAGACATGGGTAAAGAGTGTAAAGAAAACGGCAGGAGGTGGCAATAGTGGCTGA
- a CDS encoding phage scaffolding protein, with amino-acid sequence MKDIYAILTGVGIEVPEDKKATLDKEWKENYRTIAEFEKATAKRDEYKASLDAVEEQLKDFDGVDLEGYKTQIDTLTKQLDDEKIARAADESKHQLDATIDKFMGGKQFVNDLTADSVRVKLAEELDKDTAKGRSIDDIFKALVSDKDGNQIPNILVDEAQQVAQQNRATFTQQMGKDKNFTGVTKESFSKMNIDERMTLKANSPELYQNLTQ; translated from the coding sequence ATGAAAGATATATATGCAATTTTAACAGGCGTTGGAATCGAGGTTCCAGAGGATAAGAAAGCCACTCTGGATAAGGAATGGAAAGAGAACTATCGCACCATTGCAGAATTTGAAAAGGCAACCGCAAAGAGAGACGAATACAAGGCCTCTCTGGACGCTGTGGAGGAACAGTTAAAGGATTTTGATGGTGTAGACCTCGAGGGATATAAGACACAGATTGACACCTTGACAAAACAGCTAGACGATGAAAAGATTGCTCGCGCTGCTGATGAATCCAAACATCAGTTAGATGCCACCATAGATAAATTTATGGGTGGTAAACAGTTCGTAAACGATCTGACAGCAGATAGCGTAAGGGTTAAGCTTGCGGAAGAACTGGACAAGGACACAGCGAAGGGGAGGTCCATTGATGACATTTTCAAGGCACTTGTGTCTGACAAAGACGGGAATCAGATTCCTAACATTCTTGTTGATGAAGCCCAACAGGTAGCACAGCAGAACAGAGCTACATTTACCCAGCAAATGGGTAAAGACAAGAACTTTACAGGGGTTACAAAGGAGTCATTCTCAAAGATGAATATTGATGAGCGAATGACTTTAAAGGCGAACAGCCCGGAACTATATCAGAACTTAACACAGTAA
- a CDS encoding phage minor capsid protein — protein MLKPEYLQRITEQSEEYASQLRTYIINLIVRRIGARLGRGVDYLFTASDKWQIDVLQESGQILEDIQKQIIKFTKLQEKEVQKAMEEAGIKALQYDDKIYREAGLNPVPLKESPVMTRQMQRVYEATNGEIRNFTRTTAIEAQKLYINECDNAYRLATSGAVSYNQVVREAINNAISDVGVIKYPTGHKDTLETAVTRSVRTGISQATGNIQMTRMEEMDWDIILTSAHLGARSGDGGMNPKNHLWWQGQFFSRTGRTKQFPDFRKSTGYGTVTGLCGANCRHSFGPGDGVNNPYADIQTEDNEKIEALNKQQRTLERRIRKTKQELVGMKAAVDSVKEEPLRFELQHEYDRKAALLRRQNEDYNIFCAENDLKKLTERLSIAKWNREQSAAANGAATRYENARKEQHESDKKPDQG, from the coding sequence ATGCTTAAACCTGAATACCTGCAAAGGATCACTGAACAGTCAGAAGAATATGCATCTCAGCTTAGAACATACATAATCAACTTGATTGTAAGAAGAATCGGGGCAAGGTTGGGGCGTGGTGTTGATTACCTCTTTACCGCTTCCGACAAATGGCAGATTGATGTATTGCAGGAATCCGGGCAGATACTTGAAGATATCCAGAAGCAGATTATCAAGTTTACGAAGCTGCAGGAAAAAGAAGTCCAGAAAGCCATGGAGGAAGCCGGAATCAAGGCACTGCAATACGATGATAAGATATACCGGGAAGCTGGCCTTAATCCTGTGCCTTTGAAAGAATCGCCAGTGATGACCCGACAGATGCAAAGAGTGTATGAAGCCACAAACGGAGAGATAAGAAACTTCACCAGGACCACGGCAATAGAAGCACAGAAGCTATATATCAACGAATGTGACAATGCTTATAGGTTGGCCACTTCCGGGGCTGTATCTTACAATCAGGTAGTGCGTGAGGCTATCAATAATGCCATTTCAGACGTTGGGGTGATTAAATACCCAACAGGCCACAAAGACACGCTGGAAACGGCTGTTACGCGTTCTGTGCGTACTGGAATAAGTCAGGCAACAGGCAACATACAAATGACCCGCATGGAAGAAATGGACTGGGATATTATCCTCACATCAGCCCACCTTGGAGCAAGAAGTGGCGACGGTGGTATGAATCCAAAGAATCATCTTTGGTGGCAAGGACAATTCTTTTCACGGACTGGTAGGACAAAGCAGTTTCCGGATTTCCGAAAGTCAACAGGATATGGAACGGTCACGGGCTTGTGCGGTGCAAATTGCCGCCATAGTTTCGGCCCAGGTGATGGTGTAAATAATCCTTACGCTGATATACAGACAGAAGATAATGAAAAAATAGAGGCTTTAAATAAGCAGCAAAGAACATTAGAACGCAGGATACGCAAGACTAAGCAGGAGCTTGTTGGAATGAAAGCGGCTGTTGATTCTGTTAAAGAAGAGCCGCTTAGATTTGAATTACAGCACGAATATGATCGCAAGGCGGCTTTGCTAAGGAGACAAAATGAAGACTATAACATTTTCTGCGCGGAAAATGATCTTAAGAAGCTCACAGAGCGTTTAAGCATAGCCAAGTGGAACAGAGAACAGTCAGCGGCAGCAAACGGGGCCGCAACACGATATGAGAACGCAAGAAAGGAACAACATGAGAGTGATAAGAAACCGGATCAGGGCTGA
- a CDS encoding phage portal protein encodes MLFQKEALEEFDVKPVTSQEMDIVIDKCMNIYQDRPYWLSAKHDIRTIGFGKVLCEETARLTTLAIHITIDGSPRAEWLQQQIEKRYFKIREWIEYGCAAGTFIVKPNGKGIDFLLPNTFKIVDSDDDGNITGIIFIDTYTTSTAFSRKYYTKFEYHRINSDTGEYLISNRAYVSTSDNDKGKPVLLEETKWAGLEPDVSLVKQNGEPLERMLFGVFRTPQANNTEINSPLGLPIYKNVLEELKGLDTAYSRNSWEIKYSRRMVLADDRLLMASGEKIKDRKVGETVEGLPPFIKNVFGEGPDAFYKEINPELNTDMRIKGINNELSFIGWKVGYSSGYFVFDQKTGMVTATQVESDDRRTIQLIKDCRDKLEDCMDGLIYALNVFADLYGLAPVGPYEVTYDFGDITYSREEDRARWWQYVIQGKVPAWLYYQKFEGMSEEEAKAMIAEAKADQKSPTLFGEE; translated from the coding sequence ATGTTATTCCAGAAAGAAGCATTAGAAGAATTTGACGTGAAGCCAGTCACCTCACAGGAAATGGATATTGTAATAGATAAGTGCATGAATATATACCAGGACCGCCCATACTGGCTGAGTGCGAAGCATGATATCCGTACAATAGGATTCGGTAAGGTGCTGTGTGAAGAAACGGCCCGGCTTACTACTCTGGCTATACATATTACCATTGACGGTAGCCCACGGGCGGAATGGCTGCAGCAACAGATCGAGAAGCGGTATTTTAAGATCAGAGAATGGATAGAGTATGGTTGTGCTGCCGGGACGTTCATTGTTAAGCCGAACGGAAAAGGGATTGACTTTCTTCTTCCTAACACATTTAAGATTGTGGATTCAGACGATGACGGGAACATAACTGGGATAATATTCATTGACACGTATACAACCAGTACGGCGTTTTCCCGTAAGTACTATACCAAATTCGAATATCACAGGATCAACAGCGATACGGGCGAGTACTTGATAAGCAACCGAGCCTATGTAAGTACTAGCGACAATGACAAAGGAAAGCCGGTACTACTGGAAGAAACCAAATGGGCCGGGCTTGAACCTGATGTATCTCTGGTTAAGCAGAACGGTGAACCTCTGGAACGTATGCTATTTGGAGTGTTCAGAACGCCGCAGGCCAATAATACGGAGATTAACAGCCCGTTGGGATTGCCTATCTACAAGAATGTACTGGAAGAGTTAAAGGGTTTGGATACCGCATACAGCCGCAACAGTTGGGAAATTAAGTATAGCCGCAGAATGGTGCTTGCCGATGATCGATTGCTAATGGCGTCAGGTGAAAAAATAAAAGACCGCAAAGTTGGTGAAACGGTAGAGGGACTTCCGCCGTTTATTAAAAATGTATTTGGGGAGGGACCAGACGCATTTTACAAAGAGATCAATCCCGAACTTAATACCGACATGAGAATCAAAGGAATCAACAACGAGCTTTCCTTCATCGGTTGGAAAGTGGGATACTCCAGTGGATACTTTGTATTTGACCAGAAAACAGGAATGGTTACAGCCACACAGGTAGAGAGTGACGATCGTCGTACGATCCAGCTTATCAAAGATTGCAGAGATAAGTTAGAGGATTGTATGGACGGTCTTATTTATGCCCTGAATGTGTTTGCTGATCTGTACGGACTTGCACCGGTAGGACCTTATGAAGTGACCTATGACTTTGGTGATATCACATATAGCAGGGAAGAAGATAGGGCGAGGTGGTGGCAATATGTTATCCAGGGTAAGGTGCCTGCATGGCTGTACTACCAGAAGTTTGAGGGCATGAGCGAGGAAGAAGCCAAGGCAATGATTGCAGAGGCTAAAGCAGATCAGAAAAGCCCAACACTTTTCGGAGAAGAATAA
- a CDS encoding PBSX family phage terminase large subunit produces the protein MISKDQTHVKLTDLIAPAFYGVHWDIIDGKHTYYDLYGGRGSTKSSFAGLEIVLGMMEDPDANAIIYRKVGNTIGDSVYEQVLWAIDALEVSHLWKCKTSPYRCIYKPTGQRIIFKGLDKAKKSKSAKVRKGYFKYLWFEELDEFAGIEEIRMVQQSILRGGPKFVVFKTFNPPISKSNWANKYVQEPREDSLRHKSDYRSVPVEWLGKQFHDDAEHLQKVNPKAYEHEYLGNPVGLGTNIFEFLEIRTITDEEIERMERIYQGQDWGWYPDPKAFVRSSYNHNSEVITAIDELGGCKIRNAEMARQIKVKGYDDYEIRCGLDEQESIVDFRDAGLPARQANGGPGSVKYTFEWLQCRKIVVDPARTPRLYKEMIEYEHEVDGNGEVIPDYPDKNNHWIDALRYATSPLSMRRGNSA, from the coding sequence ATGATATCCAAAGACCAGACTCATGTTAAACTTACTGACTTAATAGCGCCAGCCTTTTATGGTGTTCACTGGGACATTATAGACGGTAAACACACTTACTACGATCTGTACGGTGGGCGAGGCTCCACAAAGTCGTCTTTTGCAGGACTTGAAATAGTGCTGGGAATGATGGAGGACCCGGACGCCAATGCAATTATTTACCGTAAGGTCGGAAATACAATCGGGGATAGTGTATACGAGCAGGTGCTATGGGCCATTGATGCGCTGGAGGTAAGCCACCTATGGAAATGTAAAACAAGCCCGTACAGATGCATATATAAGCCAACGGGCCAGAGAATCATATTCAAGGGGTTGGATAAGGCTAAGAAGTCAAAGTCTGCAAAAGTCCGCAAGGGATATTTTAAATACCTGTGGTTTGAAGAATTAGACGAGTTTGCAGGAATTGAAGAGATTCGAATGGTTCAGCAGTCCATACTTAGAGGCGGTCCTAAGTTTGTCGTATTCAAAACGTTTAACCCACCTATAAGCAAGTCAAACTGGGCGAACAAATATGTTCAGGAGCCGCGAGAGGATTCACTAAGGCATAAGAGTGATTACAGATCAGTGCCGGTTGAATGGCTTGGTAAACAGTTCCATGATGATGCGGAGCATTTGCAGAAGGTAAACCCAAAAGCATATGAACATGAATATCTTGGCAATCCGGTAGGGCTGGGAACAAATATCTTTGAATTCCTTGAAATCAGAACTATTACCGATGAAGAGATTGAGAGAATGGAGCGGATATACCAGGGGCAAGACTGGGGTTGGTATCCTGATCCCAAAGCTTTTGTGCGATCTTCTTATAATCATAATTCAGAAGTAATAACCGCCATTGATGAATTGGGTGGTTGTAAGATACGCAACGCTGAAATGGCACGTCAGATCAAGGTAAAAGGATACGACGATTATGAAATCCGTTGTGGACTAGATGAACAGGAAAGTATTGTAGACTTTAGAGACGCAGGATTGCCAGCAAGACAGGCTAACGGCGGGCCGGGTAGCGTCAAGTATACGTTCGAATGGCTACAGTGCCGTAAGATTGTTGTGGACCCGGCGAGGACACCGAGACTCTATAAAGAAATGATTGAATACGAACATGAGGTTGACGGAAACGGTGAAGTAATACCAGATTATCCAGATAAAAATAACCACTGGATTGATGCGTTGCGGTATGCAACGAGTCCATTATCAATGAGAAGGGGGAACAGTGCATAA
- a CDS encoding terminase small subunit, whose amino-acid sequence MARAPDEIKEKARELYENGVMLKDIASRLDVPEGTVRSWKNRGKWSCNATQEKECNVANKTKRNKVKKQVVAEEVESVMSNDDLTDKQRLFCIYYSKSFNATKSYQKAYGVSYAAANVEGCKLLANPSVREEIMKLKEMAYSKALLKPEDIFQKYMDIAFSDITDYLSFGQEEVPVMGAFGPVMDKETDKPLTKIVNTVKFRESSEVDGTIISEVKQGKDGASIKLGDRMKALQWLSDHMDMATEEQRAKIAQIKAQTDKLTADEKEQLESVVIVNDIQRPDSC is encoded by the coding sequence TTGGCAAGAGCGCCAGATGAAATTAAAGAGAAAGCCAGAGAACTCTATGAGAATGGCGTAATGCTTAAAGATATAGCCAGTCGGTTGGATGTACCAGAAGGTACGGTCCGGTCATGGAAGAATAGAGGGAAATGGAGTTGCAACGCAACGCAGGAAAAGGAATGCAACGTTGCAAATAAAACGAAACGCAACAAGGTAAAGAAACAAGTCGTGGCAGAAGAAGTTGAATCGGTAATGAGTAATGACGATTTGACTGATAAGCAACGGCTTTTTTGTATTTATTATAGCAAGTCATTCAATGCAACAAAATCTTACCAGAAAGCGTATGGCGTAAGCTACGCGGCAGCAAATGTGGAAGGGTGTAAGCTCCTAGCAAATCCCAGTGTGAGAGAAGAAATCATGAAGCTAAAGGAAATGGCATATTCCAAGGCCCTCCTTAAACCTGAGGATATCTTCCAGAAGTATATGGATATAGCCTTTTCTGATATCACCGATTACTTGTCATTCGGGCAGGAGGAAGTGCCGGTCATGGGAGCGTTCGGGCCAGTAATGGATAAAGAAACAGATAAGCCACTTACAAAGATAGTGAATACCGTAAAATTCCGGGAAAGCTCGGAAGTGGATGGCACGATCATATCTGAGGTGAAGCAAGGTAAAGATGGCGCCAGTATAAAACTTGGGGACCGCATGAAAGCCTTGCAATGGCTGTCAGATCACATGGACATGGCAACGGAGGAGCAGAGGGCCAAGATAGCGCAGATTAAGGCGCAGACGGATAAGCTTACGGCAGACGAGAAGGAACAATTAGAAAGTGTGGTGATTGTCAATGATATCCAAAGACCAGACTCATGTTAA
- a CDS encoding tyrosine-type recombinase/integrase, with protein sequence MKERIINEILMQMEPHVDTETLRILETVIIKALYYVEVQKKETELSTEMDDNIYLLQVYEMNVKKDGLSDKTVRAYMGAMKNMLCVTDKNIRHITAVDIKYYLDMYAGKGNSVRTVNNERRFLSAVFTWFRKHGVISTNPVEAVPVKKERKPPIDYLKGVEIERLRVACTNPRERALMEFLLSTGVRIGEVPQLRKQDIDWSTGEIVIYAHKTSDYRTVYLNDVAKVHLEKYLASRKDSSEALFAWVKAPYKAVTEDGLRLIIKQIGEKAGLKRRVYPHLFRKTMATTLRIKDCAIEDIQQILGHKDPSTTLGFYAAANGEHLRQVHNRYMSIGA encoded by the coding sequence ATGAAAGAGAGGATTATCAATGAAATCTTAATGCAGATGGAGCCACATGTGGATACAGAAACTCTGAGGATACTGGAAACAGTAATCATTAAAGCCCTGTATTATGTGGAGGTTCAGAAGAAGGAAACGGAGCTCTCCACGGAAATGGACGATAATATCTACTTGCTGCAGGTTTATGAAATGAATGTTAAGAAAGATGGGCTGAGCGATAAGACTGTCAGGGCGTACATGGGGGCCATGAAAAATATGCTTTGTGTCACTGATAAGAACATTCGCCACATCACAGCGGTGGATATCAAGTATTACCTGGACATGTATGCTGGTAAGGGTAATTCAGTCAGGACCGTAAATAACGAGAGACGCTTTCTTTCAGCAGTATTCACATGGTTCCGTAAGCATGGGGTTATCAGCACAAACCCGGTTGAAGCTGTACCAGTTAAGAAAGAACGTAAGCCACCTATAGATTACCTGAAAGGTGTGGAGATTGAACGGCTCAGGGTGGCATGTACAAATCCAAGAGAGCGGGCCTTAATGGAGTTTCTACTCAGCACAGGTGTAAGGATCGGAGAAGTGCCACAGCTGCGCAAGCAGGACATTGATTGGAGTACCGGGGAGATTGTGATATATGCTCATAAGACCTCTGATTACCGGACAGTGTACCTCAATGATGTAGCCAAGGTCCACCTGGAAAAGTATCTGGCATCTAGGAAGGACAGCAGCGAAGCCTTGTTTGCATGGGTAAAGGCTCCATACAAGGCGGTCACTGAGGACGGGTTAAGGCTGATTATCAAGCAGATAGGAGAAAAGGCCGGATTAAAGCGGAGAGTATATCCTCACCTCTTCCGCAAGACTATGGCGACCACACTTAGGATCAAAGATTGTGCCATTGAGGATATTCAGCAGATACTTGGACACAAGGACCCGTCCACAACACTTGGATTCTATGCGGCCGCCAACGGGGAACATCTGCGGCAGGTACATAACAGATATATGAGCATTGGAGCGTAA
- a CDS encoding ribbon-helix-helix protein, CopG family gives MARPKKAEGEKYIRQDISMDPEQFKKLIAYCQKEERSISWVVRKALEGYLE, from the coding sequence ATGGCAAGACCGAAAAAAGCAGAAGGTGAGAAATACATAAGGCAGGATATCAGCATGGACCCGGAGCAGTTTAAGAAGCTGATAGCGTACTGCCAGAAGGAAGAACGCTCCATTTCCTGGGTGGTCCGCAAGGCATTGGAAGGGTATTTGGAATAG
- a CDS encoding radical SAM protein, which translates to MKVGLIDVDGHNYPNLPLMKISAWHKAKGDRVQWYEPFDGLIEEYDIVYMSKVFSFTPDYIQPVYSNVIKKGGSGYCIELIDGKEIYHRERDNLLPAEIEHIYPDYSLYPEMTRDTAYGFLTRGCPMGCEFCHVACKEGKKSYKVADLSEFWKDQKNIVLCDPNTLAYPGHTELLQQLVDSKAKVNFNQGIDIRRINDRNLELLKQIRLDGIHFAYDRYEDKYLIERKLKAFKESTGYDKDKGRVMVYILTNFNTTIEQDIERIQFCRSLKFSPYPMIYDKEHCKPIYRKIQRWCNNFIFWKTPTFEEYIG; encoded by the coding sequence TTGAAAGTAGGACTTATTGATGTAGATGGGCATAATTACCCAAATTTGCCACTCATGAAAATAAGTGCGTGGCATAAAGCGAAAGGTGATCGTGTGCAATGGTATGAGCCGTTTGACGGCCTGATCGAAGAATACGACATAGTTTATATGTCAAAAGTATTCAGCTTCACACCTGACTACATACAGCCTGTCTATTCAAATGTGATTAAAAAAGGCGGGTCTGGATATTGCATTGAATTAATAGATGGCAAGGAAATATATCACCGGGAAAGAGACAATTTGCTTCCTGCTGAAATTGAACATATTTACCCGGACTATTCTCTTTATCCAGAAATGACCAGAGATACCGCATACGGTTTCTTAACCAGAGGTTGCCCTATGGGGTGTGAGTTTTGTCATGTGGCTTGCAAAGAGGGGAAAAAGAGTTATAAAGTGGCTGATTTATCAGAATTTTGGAAAGATCAGAAAAATATTGTCCTCTGTGATCCCAATACGCTGGCATATCCTGGACACACTGAATTATTACAGCAGCTGGTGGACAGTAAAGCGAAAGTGAATTTTAATCAGGGGATAGATATAAGGCGAATAAATGATCGAAACCTTGAATTGCTTAAGCAAATCAGACTTGATGGAATACATTTCGCTTACGATCGTTACGAAGATAAATACCTCATAGAACGGAAATTAAAAGCATTTAAGGAATCAACCGGGTACGATAAAGACAAAGGACGTGTGATGGTTTATATCTTAACCAATTTCAATACAACGATTGAGCAGGACATTGAAAGAATCCAGTTTTGCAGGTCGCTGAAATTTTCGCCATATCCAATGATTTATGACAAAGAGCATTGCAAGCCAATATATAGAAAAATTCAACGCTGGTGTAACAACTTCATCTTCTGGAAAACACCTACGTTTGAGGAGTATATTGGGTAA
- a CDS encoding ATP-binding protein yields the protein MGRLEDELERMKRDLLQKRSQPGLTQTVQESLTDTDTCPKCKGTGWVFYTGDDGMEYGKQCDCWEKMVASRRLKFAELPEAFKDVKLENFNLSIYREIASRNLIAVAAKTVKYYLDNFDDMKSQGMGLYLYSETKGSGKTRMAVGIANALLKSHQVKFAGSTTIIKEIKRTWNKKPSEDGETESQLLDSLAAVEILIIDDFGTETPAGWINDKFYQIINDRYVGRKVTVFTSNAALDRLNYDERITNRIKERTYQIAFPEESVRDYIAEKNNQELINNLRGQKNGGEKG from the coding sequence ATGGGCCGCCTGGAGGACGAACTGGAACGAATGAAAAGGGACTTGCTGCAGAAGCGATCTCAGCCGGGATTGACACAGACTGTACAGGAATCTTTGACGGATACTGATACCTGTCCGAAGTGCAAGGGGACCGGCTGGGTGTTCTATACCGGTGATGATGGGATGGAGTATGGCAAACAATGTGATTGCTGGGAAAAGATGGTGGCGTCTAGGAGATTGAAATTTGCAGAGCTGCCAGAAGCATTCAAAGATGTTAAACTGGAAAACTTTAATCTCAGTATCTACCGGGAGATTGCCAGCCGTAACCTGATAGCAGTTGCCGCAAAGACCGTGAAGTACTACCTTGATAACTTTGACGATATGAAAAGCCAGGGAATGGGGTTGTATCTCTACTCCGAGACTAAGGGATCAGGCAAGACCAGAATGGCGGTAGGAATAGCCAATGCTCTCCTGAAAAGCCATCAGGTTAAATTTGCCGGGTCCACAACCATTATCAAAGAAATCAAGCGGACATGGAATAAAAAGCCGAGTGAGGACGGAGAAACAGAAAGCCAGCTACTTGATTCATTGGCAGCCGTTGAAATCTTGATTATTGATGATTTTGGAACAGAGACCCCGGCAGGCTGGATCAATGACAAGTTCTATCAGATTATCAATGACCGGTATGTGGGACGTAAGGTAACAGTTTTCACAAGCAATGCGGCATTGGATAGGTTGAATTACGATGAGCGGATCACCAACCGGATCAAGGAACGAACATATCAAATTGCTTTCCCGGAGGAATCGGTCAGGGATTACATAGCGGAGAAGAACAATCAGGAACTTATAAATAATCTTAGAGGTCAAAAAAATGGAGGCGAAAAGGGTTGA
- a CDS encoding replication protein → MSEGGKDKVSGPQLEDGYTRVANELLEAVFHADFNGAQIRVLLCLIRNTYGYGRKECEFSNSFVANGTGLNKKSVALVINSLQEGNVITVTQQPTYTSPKKVKLNKRIKEWSSLPPQWKTSPTGVDVTSGTGEDVTSGTGEDVTPQKRKILKKDIKKDIKCIVNDHNTLFEDLWKLYPLKKGKGQISDTKKKELSKIGREEMERAIERYKADLKKDEDWRKPQNGSTFFNSGYVDYLDKNYEGGKDNGPPGGRTGTNEKGLAAEAISAGIDTDCTGIFDGY, encoded by the coding sequence GTGAGCGAAGGAGGCAAGGACAAAGTAAGTGGTCCTCAACTGGAGGACGGTTATACCAGGGTAGCTAATGAGTTGTTAGAGGCCGTTTTCCATGCTGATTTCAACGGCGCACAGATAAGAGTATTGCTTTGCCTGATAAGAAATACCTACGGGTATGGTCGCAAGGAATGCGAGTTCTCTAACAGTTTCGTAGCCAATGGGACTGGATTGAATAAAAAGAGCGTTGCTCTGGTAATTAATAGCTTGCAAGAAGGGAATGTAATTACCGTAACGCAGCAACCAACCTATACCAGTCCTAAGAAAGTGAAGCTGAATAAAAGAATAAAAGAGTGGTCCTCTTTACCCCCACAGTGGAAGACGTCACCTACAGGTGTAGACGTCACCAGTGGTACAGGGGAAGACGTCACCAGTGGTACAGGGGAAGACGTCACCCCCCAAAAAAGAAAGATATTAAAGAAAGATATAAAGAAAGATATAAAGTGCATTGTGAATGACCACAACACGCTGTTTGAAGATCTTTGGAAACTATACCCATTAAAAAAAGGCAAGGGGCAAATTTCAGACACAAAGAAAAAGGAGTTATCCAAGATTGGAAGAGAGGAAATGGAGAGAGCCATTGAACGGTACAAGGCCGATCTAAAAAAAGACGAGGACTGGCGCAAACCTCAAAATGGAAGTACATTCTTCAATTCAGGCTATGTTGACTATCTTGATAAAAATTATGAGGGAGGGAAGGACAATGGGCCGCCTGGAGGACGAACTGGAACGAATGAAAAGGGACTTGCTGCAGAAGCGATCTCAGCCGGGATTGACACAGACTGTACAGGAATCTTTGACGGATACTGA